In the Gemmatimonadaceae bacterium genome, one interval contains:
- a CDS encoding DEAD/DEAH box helicase has product MGPRTISPDVPDLSIEIETPLQGFAALGIETRIAEALSALGYEEPTPVQRAAIPPLLDGRDVLAQAATGTGKTAAFSLPLLTRIANGQRSVDGPSVLILTPTRELAMQVAEAVHRYGKPLGIQALAVYGGASMELQVRALRRGVDVVIATPGRALDHIKRATLKLGTLKCVVLDEADEMLDMGFADELEAILNATPASRQTALFSATLPPRIASIAQKHLNKPVHVTVEREVVPEGEAARVRQVAYIVSRAHKMAALARVLDIEQPTSAIVFCRTRTEVDELSETLTARGLRAESLHGGLSQDQRDRVMQKFRGRKVDLLIATDVAARGLDVKHVSHVVNFDVPADAETYVHRIGRTGRAGREGVAITLAEPREHRLLRNIERQTSQTIEIAQVPTVADLRAHRRELVKATLREAVLEGNLESWRGIVESLASEIDVMDLAAAAVKLVAANDGQEDQEIPAVTPRAPREFPAGERRPSRHEERFAARGEAPKGKPTGKKPKRETAWKAATLWIGAGRKLNIRPGDLVGAIANEAGLDSSHIGAIQIADGYSTVEVPEAMADEVIAVLKNGKIKGKKVQIRRDRLNR; this is encoded by the coding sequence ATGGGACCCCGTACCATTTCCCCTGACGTGCCCGACTTGTCTATAGAAATCGAAACGCCGCTCCAGGGCTTTGCTGCCCTGGGCATCGAGACCCGCATCGCCGAAGCGCTGAGTGCGCTTGGCTACGAAGAACCGACGCCCGTACAGCGGGCAGCCATTCCGCCCCTGCTCGACGGGCGAGACGTTCTGGCCCAGGCGGCCACTGGGACCGGCAAGACGGCGGCTTTCTCGCTGCCGCTGCTGACGCGCATCGCGAACGGCCAGCGCAGTGTGGACGGCCCGAGTGTCCTCATCCTCACGCCGACCCGCGAACTCGCGATGCAGGTCGCCGAGGCGGTGCACCGCTACGGCAAGCCGCTCGGCATTCAGGCGCTCGCCGTGTATGGCGGCGCGAGCATGGAGCTGCAGGTCCGCGCGCTGCGACGTGGCGTGGATGTCGTGATCGCGACCCCCGGCCGCGCGCTCGACCACATCAAGCGCGCCACGCTCAAGCTGGGCACGCTCAAGTGCGTGGTGCTCGACGAAGCCGACGAAATGCTCGACATGGGCTTCGCCGATGAACTCGAGGCGATTCTCAACGCGACGCCGGCGTCGCGTCAGACCGCGCTCTTCAGCGCGACGCTGCCGCCGCGCATTGCGAGCATTGCCCAGAAGCATCTGAACAAGCCGGTCCACGTCACCGTCGAGCGTGAGGTGGTGCCCGAGGGTGAGGCGGCCCGCGTGCGGCAGGTGGCGTACATCGTGTCGCGCGCCCACAAGATGGCGGCACTGGCCCGCGTGCTGGATATCGAACAGCCGACGAGCGCGATCGTCTTCTGCCGCACGCGCACCGAGGTGGACGAGCTGAGCGAAACGCTCACCGCCCGCGGGCTGCGCGCCGAGTCGCTGCATGGTGGTCTCTCGCAGGATCAGCGTGACCGCGTCATGCAGAAGTTCCGCGGCCGCAAGGTGGACCTGCTCATCGCCACCGACGTGGCGGCCCGTGGTCTCGATGTGAAGCATGTGAGCCACGTGGTGAATTTCGATGTGCCGGCCGATGCCGAGACCTATGTGCATCGCATTGGCCGCACGGGCCGCGCGGGGCGCGAGGGCGTGGCCATCACGCTCGCCGAGCCGCGCGAACACCGCCTGCTGCGCAATATCGAACGGCAGACGAGCCAGACGATTGAAATCGCGCAGGTGCCCACGGTGGCCGACCTGCGCGCGCATCGTCGTGAGCTGGTGAAGGCGACGCTGCGCGAAGCCGTGCTCGAGGGGAACCTCGAGTCGTGGCGCGGCATCGTCGAGAGCCTCGCGTCGGAGATCGACGTGATGGATCTCGCGGCAGCGGCGGTGAAGCTGGTGGCGGCGAACGACGGTCAGGAAGATCAGGAGATTCCGGCGGTCACGCCGCGCGCGCCGCGCGAGTTCCCGGCGGGTGAGCGGCGGCCCTCGCGTCATGAAGAGCGGTTTGCGGCGCGCGGTGAGGCGCCCAAGGGGAAGCCGACGGGCAAGAAGCCCAAGCGGGAGACCGCCTGGAAGGCGGCGACGCTCTGGATTGGTGCCGGCCGCAAGCTGAACATCCGCCCGGGTGACCTGGTGGGCGCGATCGCGAACGAGGCCGGGCTCGATTCGAGCCACATCGGCGCCATTCAGATTGCCGATGGCTATTCGACGGTCGAAGTACCGGAGGCGATGGCGGACGAAGTGATTGCCGTGCTCAAGAACGGCAAGATCAAGGGGAAGAAGGTTCAGATTCGCCGGGATCGCCTCAACCGGTAA
- a CDS encoding class I SAM-dependent methyltransferase, protein MTEPIRFDDGAAYEQFMGRWSQLVGKRFLEWIGPQAGWDWVDVGCGNGAFSALIVDHHAPASVHGVDPSEAQLAFARERFAGKPVRLDAGDALALPREDDSADAAVMPLVLSFVPDPARGVAEMARVVRTGGVVSAYMWDMDGGGFPYHVLHERIRARGGTVPLPPVPEASRLEVMSALWTSAGLRDVRSETIRVSRTFASFDEFWAIAKGGPSAGQALRAMEDASLRSLRDEMADVVTQDDGRVVLEGWANAVVGTV, encoded by the coding sequence ATGACGGAACCGATTCGCTTCGACGACGGCGCGGCCTACGAGCAGTTCATGGGACGCTGGAGCCAGCTGGTAGGGAAGCGCTTTCTGGAGTGGATCGGTCCGCAGGCGGGGTGGGATTGGGTGGATGTAGGATGTGGGAATGGCGCCTTTTCGGCGCTGATTGTGGACCACCATGCACCGGCATCGGTGCATGGTGTGGATCCCTCCGAAGCACAACTCGCGTTCGCCCGCGAGCGCTTTGCCGGCAAGCCCGTGCGGCTCGATGCAGGAGACGCGCTCGCGTTGCCGCGCGAGGATGACAGTGCCGACGCGGCGGTGATGCCGCTGGTACTCTCATTCGTACCCGACCCGGCGCGCGGTGTGGCCGAGATGGCGCGCGTGGTGCGCACCGGCGGCGTGGTGAGCGCCTACATGTGGGACATGGATGGCGGCGGGTTTCCGTACCATGTACTGCACGAGCGGATTCGCGCGCGCGGCGGCACGGTGCCACTGCCGCCGGTGCCGGAGGCGTCGCGGCTGGAGGTGATGTCCGCCTTGTGGACGTCGGCGGGGCTTCGGGATGTGCGATCGGAGACCATCCGCGTGTCGCGCACGTTTGCGAGCTTCGACGAGTTCTGGGCCATTGCGAAGGGCGGGCCGAGTGCGGGACAGGCCCTGCGGGCGATGGAGGACGCGTCGCTTCGCTCGCTCAGAGACGAGATGGCGGACGTGGTGACGCAGGATGACGGGCGGGTGGTGTTGGAGGGGTGGGCGAATGCGGTGGTGGGGACGGTCTGA
- a CDS encoding phosphodiester glycosidase family protein, producing the protein MGASYRVVVAAVMCAAQSGWAQTAASPARLAPGLTWWRASDARGPWNSYVVRIDLRQADLELLAVHARDALNGRERTSSIAQRHTDSTARVRVAVNADFFDLKTGASENNQVTAGEWWKGLMLTQSPYDTYDNVHAQVAIGRDRRAAVDRYVLEGRAIVRGASVPVLAVNALPMGPYESTALYTPRFGATTPRDIAPKDSVRKVSELALRAVGARGDTLRYVVAAPAVSNAGTMIPANGAVLAGYGDRATAWQAVQVGDTVGVVLSTLPRLPDGQSPATLLGGWPRLLEHGVNVARDAAIREGTISRNAEAPHPRTAIGVSKDRRTVWLYVVDGRSTASVGMTTSQLADALRTLGAWDALNFDGGGSTTLVVDGQVINTPSDATGEREVGNALLVRQRLRRR; encoded by the coding sequence ATGGGCGCTTCCTATCGAGTCGTTGTGGCGGCCGTCATGTGTGCCGCGCAGAGTGGGTGGGCACAGACGGCGGCGTCGCCGGCGCGGTTGGCGCCGGGGTTGACGTGGTGGCGCGCGTCGGATGCGCGCGGGCCGTGGAACAGCTACGTGGTGCGTATCGATCTGCGCCAGGCCGATCTCGAACTGCTGGCGGTACATGCGCGCGATGCCTTGAATGGACGCGAGCGCACGTCGAGCATCGCGCAGCGGCATACCGATTCCACCGCGCGGGTGCGGGTGGCGGTGAATGCGGACTTTTTCGACCTCAAGACCGGCGCGTCGGAGAACAACCAGGTCACAGCGGGCGAGTGGTGGAAGGGGCTGATGCTCACGCAGTCGCCCTACGACACGTACGACAACGTGCACGCACAGGTTGCCATCGGGCGCGATCGGCGCGCCGCGGTGGATCGCTATGTGCTTGAGGGGCGCGCGATCGTGCGGGGCGCCTCGGTGCCGGTGCTGGCCGTCAATGCGTTGCCGATGGGGCCCTACGAAAGCACGGCGCTGTACACGCCACGCTTCGGAGCCACCACGCCGCGTGACATCGCGCCGAAGGACTCGGTGCGGAAGGTCAGTGAGCTGGCGCTGCGCGCGGTGGGCGCCCGTGGGGACACGCTGCGCTATGTGGTGGCTGCGCCGGCGGTGTCGAACGCGGGCACGATGATTCCCGCGAACGGTGCGGTGCTGGCGGGCTATGGCGATCGCGCGACCGCGTGGCAGGCCGTGCAGGTCGGGGACACAGTCGGCGTGGTGCTCAGCACCCTCCCACGACTCCCCGACGGGCAGTCGCCGGCGACGCTGCTCGGCGGGTGGCCGCGCCTGCTCGAGCACGGGGTGAACGTGGCGCGCGACGCGGCGATTCGTGAAGGCACGATCTCCCGCAACGCCGAAGCGCCTCATCCGCGGACAGCAATCGGCGTGTCGAAGGATCGGCGAACAGTCTGGCTGTATGTGGTGGATGGACGGTCCACCGCGAGTGTGGGGATGACCACGAGCCAACTGGCCGACGCGCTCCGCACACTCGGCGCCTGGGATGCGCTCAACTTTGATGGCGGCGGCAGCACGACGCTGGTGGTGGATGGCCAGGTCATCAACACCCCCAGTGATGCCACGGGTGAGCGCGAGGTCGGCAATGCGCTGCTGGTACGCCAGCGCCTGCGGAGACGCTGA
- a CDS encoding DUF1572 domain-containing protein gives MRASTVHRLVRRDLGSLRRELEAYPSDEAIWSTPSGLSNSAGVLVRHLCGNLRHYFGAVLGHTGYVRQRDLEFSAPPVSRAALLALIAETERDVLPVLAELRDDQLTGDFPEPQGGRVYEAADYVAHLVMHLGYHLGQIDYHRRTLTASRGSVGALNSFELPFRSA, from the coding sequence ATGCGCGCCTCGACGGTTCATCGGCTGGTGCGCCGTGACCTGGGCTCGCTCCGTCGCGAGCTCGAGGCGTATCCCAGCGACGAGGCGATCTGGAGCACGCCATCAGGACTGTCCAATTCCGCGGGCGTGCTCGTGCGGCATCTGTGCGGCAACCTGCGTCACTATTTCGGCGCTGTGCTCGGGCACACGGGTTACGTGCGACAGCGCGACCTCGAGTTCAGCGCCCCGCCGGTGTCCCGCGCGGCGCTGCTGGCGCTCATCGCCGAGACCGAACGGGACGTCCTCCCCGTGCTGGCCGAGCTCCGCGATGATCAACTCACCGGTGACTTTCCCGAGCCGCAAGGTGGACGGGTGTACGAGGCGGCCGACTACGTGGCCCACCTCGTGATGCACCTCGGGTACCATCTGGGGCAGATCGACTATCACCGCCGCACGCTCACGGCATCACGAGGCAGTGTGGGTGCCCTGAACTCGTTCGAACTCCCGTTCCGATCCGCATAA
- a CDS encoding AraC family transcriptional regulator, which translates to MKPDTRTFYLDAVTRVLRQLVTHLDDSADLAALARLAHLSPFHFHRVFRGMVGETALELLRRLRLERAAHTLRHSTTPVTQIAFTAGYETHEAFTRAFRVAYGEAPSGFRQNPRARPHLAAPCGIHFDTTDVLSVFIPRDTGGAGMEITLQQLPAMRLATVVHLGPFNQIGAAFEQLGGLAGRAGLYAYPGAMMVATYDDDPEGKPVDELRSRAGISVPDDLPLPDGLEEQRISGGPYACYTHIGGYELLGDVWSRFMGEALPSRGYVVASGPALEIYRSDMRTTPKAEWRTDLLVPVEA; encoded by the coding sequence ATGAAGCCGGATACCCGTACGTTCTATCTCGACGCCGTGACGCGCGTGCTGCGGCAGCTTGTGACCCATCTCGACGACTCGGCGGATCTCGCCGCGTTGGCGCGTCTGGCCCACCTGTCGCCCTTCCACTTTCACCGTGTGTTTCGCGGCATGGTGGGCGAGACAGCCCTCGAGCTGCTGCGACGCCTGCGCCTCGAACGCGCTGCACACACGCTGCGTCACAGCACCACGCCGGTGACGCAGATCGCGTTCACCGCAGGCTACGAAACGCATGAGGCGTTCACGCGGGCCTTCCGCGTGGCGTATGGCGAGGCACCATCCGGCTTCCGGCAGAACCCGCGCGCTCGGCCACATCTGGCCGCGCCGTGCGGGATTCACTTCGACACGACTGATGTCCTCAGCGTGTTCATTCCCCGTGATACCGGAGGTGCTGGGATGGAAATCACTCTGCAGCAGCTGCCCGCGATGCGCTTGGCGACCGTAGTGCATCTTGGGCCATTCAATCAGATTGGCGCCGCCTTCGAACAGCTTGGCGGTCTCGCCGGACGCGCCGGATTGTACGCCTATCCGGGCGCGATGATGGTTGCGACCTACGACGACGATCCGGAAGGCAAGCCGGTCGACGAGTTGCGTTCACGCGCGGGCATTTCGGTGCCGGACGATCTGCCGCTCCCAGATGGACTCGAGGAGCAGCGGATCAGCGGCGGTCCATATGCCTGCTACACGCACATCGGTGGCTATGAGCTCTTGGGCGACGTGTGGTCGCGCTTCATGGGTGAGGCACTCCCATCGCGCGGCTACGTGGTGGCATCGGGACCGGCGCTCGAGATCTATCGCTCCGACATGCGCACCACGCCCAAAGCCGAGTGGCGGACGGATCTGCTCGTGCCGGTGGAGGCGTAG
- a CDS encoding ankyrin repeat domain-containing protein — MSDAPSEVAIAAASFLLALRHDDLDRAVDLLQATPAVARFNVHTAAAVGDAEWVRALLRADPTLVSQRLPHIELEPLLFAVDESLKERLAVPADQRLDTVRALLDAGADPNASVALPDTGDAISALYFPCVRNNVAVARLLLERGANPTDGEALYHAAQLGHVDTLDLLLAFGADLHRGPEIYGNTPLHFVVAHTPENPIASQAMRGLHWLLDHGADPRIPSTGKYVAEAHQGETPLHRAAAVGHAVSVLRALVEHGAPVNATRDDGRTAYQLAYRRGHGEAAAYLASVGADTTISAVDELLAACASGRAADARRVVEANPGIVQTLGPSERDALGLAVTRNDLETVRLMAALGWPLTAEGEWGGTPLHWAAWNGRVEMVRLLLDAGAPVNVRDTRYGSSPIAWCAHGSRYCDRANDDDYPAIVHLLIDAGATRAESFNQWNESPESMARPSVAAALKARGFAV, encoded by the coding sequence ATGAGCGACGCCCCGTCGGAGGTGGCGATCGCGGCGGCCAGCTTTCTGCTGGCCCTGCGTCACGATGACCTTGATCGTGCCGTCGACCTGCTGCAGGCGACGCCGGCGGTCGCCCGTTTCAACGTGCATACGGCCGCGGCCGTGGGCGACGCCGAATGGGTACGCGCACTTCTCCGCGCCGATCCCACGCTGGTGTCCCAGCGCCTTCCGCATATCGAGCTCGAACCGCTGCTCTTTGCGGTGGACGAATCGCTCAAGGAGCGACTGGCCGTCCCCGCCGATCAGCGCCTCGACACCGTGCGCGCGTTGCTCGATGCCGGCGCCGATCCAAACGCCAGCGTCGCGCTGCCAGACACCGGCGACGCCATTTCGGCGCTCTACTTCCCGTGTGTGCGCAACAACGTGGCCGTCGCGCGGCTGCTCCTCGAACGCGGCGCGAACCCCACCGATGGCGAAGCGCTCTACCACGCTGCGCAGCTTGGGCACGTCGACACGCTCGACCTGCTGCTGGCCTTCGGCGCCGACTTGCATCGTGGCCCGGAGATCTACGGCAACACGCCGCTGCACTTCGTGGTCGCGCACACGCCGGAGAATCCCATCGCGTCCCAGGCGATGCGCGGCCTCCACTGGCTGCTCGACCACGGCGCCGATCCGCGCATCCCGAGCACCGGGAAGTACGTCGCGGAGGCGCACCAGGGCGAAACGCCGCTGCATCGGGCGGCGGCGGTAGGACACGCGGTCTCCGTGCTGCGCGCGCTCGTCGAGCACGGTGCACCAGTCAATGCGACGCGCGACGATGGACGCACGGCGTATCAGCTCGCGTATCGCCGCGGCCACGGCGAGGCCGCCGCGTATCTGGCGAGTGTCGGCGCGGACACCACGATCAGCGCCGTCGATGAACTGCTGGCGGCGTGCGCGAGTGGCCGAGCGGCTGATGCTCGCCGGGTGGTCGAAGCCAATCCCGGCATCGTGCAGACGCTCGGCCCCAGTGAACGCGATGCGCTCGGGCTCGCGGTTACCCGCAACGACCTCGAGACGGTGCGTCTGATGGCCGCGTTGGGTTGGCCGCTTACCGCGGAAGGCGAGTGGGGCGGCACCCCACTCCACTGGGCCGCGTGGAACGGCCGCGTGGAGATGGTGCGCCTGCTGCTCGACGCTGGTGCGCCGGTGAACGTGCGCGATACCCGCTATGGCAGCTCCCCGATCGCGTGGTGCGCGCACGGCTCGCGCTACTGCGATCGCGCGAATGACGACGACTATCCGGCCATCGTGCACCTGCTCATCGACGCCGGCGCCACGCGCGCGGAGTCGTTCAATCAGTGGAACGAGAGTCCGGAGAGCATGGCGCGGCCGAGTGTGGCGGCGGCGCTCAAGGCGCGCGGATTTGCCGTCTGA
- a CDS encoding alkylphosphonate utilization protein produces MSLPPCPSCSSVYTYESGTLLVCPECAHEWTAGSAEPSNAGPRVIRDAVGNILQDGDTVTLIKDLKLRGSSTVVKVGTKVKNIRLVDGDHDIDCKVDGIGPMGLKSEFVKKA; encoded by the coding sequence ATGTCGCTCCCCCCCTGCCCGAGCTGCAGTTCCGTGTACACCTACGAGTCTGGTACGCTGCTCGTCTGCCCCGAGTGTGCACACGAGTGGACCGCCGGCAGTGCCGAGCCGTCGAACGCGGGCCCGCGGGTGATCCGTGATGCCGTCGGTAACATCCTGCAGGACGGCGACACCGTGACGCTCATCAAGGACCTCAAACTGCGCGGCTCGTCGACCGTCGTGAAGGTCGGCACGAAGGTCAAGAACATCCGACTGGTTGACGGTGATCACGATATCGACTGCAAGGTCGACGGCATTGGGCCGATGGGGCTCAAGTCGGAGTTCGTGAAGAAGGCATGA
- a CDS encoding tetratricopeptide repeat protein: MRRALLYLVVAGVVAAVFWPSLGADWVTWDDDTNFLLNPNFRGLGAEQLRWMWTSFHLGIWIPLSWMTLGANYLLFGMEPAGYHATNVLLHAINAVLLTQLGIDVLARPAGSSRARLAAASPLALPVSAAIGALAFAVHPLRVESVTWITERRDVLSGMFYLGALIAFVRFADGGPRARAWYALALGSFVAALLAKGTAVTVPGAMALLWWMPLGQIGGEAGWSRAAWQRALRVLAPFGVLAVGFAVVALRGLAYPQLPITGKIAVSLYSWCFYLAKTVWPSGLSPLYLMPEPLDPLATRFVVAGAVVVLSGVAGWWLYRRVPGVVVALLAFSVIIFPLLGLHQGGPQITADRNTYNASFALALLAGGAVLTLWSRLRAAPLLALPVVAALAAVTWQQQAYWQNSEALWLRVLAVEPESAHGHNNYGNVLLAAGRVEEAVARYARAVELRPTFGPALANLGVALNTAGKPAEAIQMLTRALAVDSTRDDVEANLGGALMQTGDLDGAVRHLARAVQLNAQNANAEVNWGNALVRRGDAASALAHYARAVAIRPDYADAHLNWGVALAQQGNLIEAREHFQRAAALAPGSEVARQYLAQVERDLSGRR; this comes from the coding sequence TTGCGTCGGGCACTCCTGTATCTCGTCGTCGCCGGTGTGGTGGCCGCGGTCTTCTGGCCATCACTCGGCGCCGACTGGGTGACGTGGGATGACGACACGAACTTCCTGCTGAACCCGAACTTCCGCGGACTCGGCGCTGAGCAGCTGCGGTGGATGTGGACGAGCTTCCACCTCGGCATCTGGATTCCGTTGTCGTGGATGACACTCGGTGCGAACTACCTGCTGTTCGGCATGGAGCCGGCAGGGTATCACGCGACGAATGTTCTGCTCCATGCCATCAATGCCGTGTTGCTCACGCAGCTCGGTATCGACGTCCTTGCGCGTCCCGCCGGCTCGTCGCGCGCGCGCCTCGCTGCGGCGTCTCCACTGGCGCTGCCGGTGTCGGCGGCCATCGGCGCGTTGGCGTTCGCGGTGCATCCGCTGCGCGTGGAGTCGGTCACGTGGATCACCGAGCGGCGTGATGTGCTGTCGGGGATGTTCTACCTCGGCGCACTCATCGCCTTTGTCCGATTCGCGGATGGCGGGCCGCGGGCGCGCGCGTGGTATGCGCTGGCCCTGGGCAGTTTTGTGGCCGCGCTGCTCGCCAAGGGCACCGCCGTCACCGTACCGGGCGCGATGGCGCTGCTCTGGTGGATGCCGCTGGGGCAGATCGGCGGCGAGGCGGGCTGGTCGCGCGCCGCGTGGCAGCGCGCCCTCCGGGTGCTCGCGCCCTTTGGCGTGTTGGCGGTGGGCTTTGCGGTGGTCGCGCTGCGTGGGCTCGCCTATCCGCAGCTCCCAATCACCGGCAAGATCGCGGTAAGTCTCTACAGCTGGTGCTTCTATCTCGCCAAGACGGTGTGGCCGAGTGGGCTCTCGCCGCTCTATCTGATGCCGGAGCCGCTCGATCCGCTGGCGACGCGTTTTGTCGTGGCGGGGGCGGTGGTGGTGCTCAGTGGGGTGGCGGGGTGGTGGCTGTATCGCCGGGTGCCGGGTGTGGTGGTGGCGCTTCTGGCGTTCAGCGTGATCATCTTCCCGCTGCTCGGGTTGCATCAGGGCGGGCCGCAGATCACGGCCGACCGGAACACGTACAACGCGTCGTTTGCGCTGGCGCTGCTGGCGGGTGGCGCTGTGCTCACGCTCTGGTCGCGCCTGCGTGCGGCACCGCTGCTGGCACTGCCGGTGGTCGCGGCTCTCGCGGCCGTGACGTGGCAACAGCAGGCGTACTGGCAGAACTCCGAGGCGCTCTGGCTACGCGTGCTCGCAGTGGAGCCAGAGAGTGCCCACGGTCATAACAATTACGGCAATGTGCTGCTGGCGGCCGGGCGCGTTGAGGAGGCGGTCGCGCGCTATGCGCGCGCGGTGGAACTGCGGCCGACGTTCGGGCCGGCGCTGGCCAATCTGGGTGTCGCCCTGAATACGGCAGGAAAGCCGGCCGAGGCCATCCAGATGCTGACGCGCGCGCTGGCCGTCGATTCCACGCGCGACGATGTCGAAGCGAATCTTGGAGGCGCCCTGATGCAGACGGGTGATCTCGACGGCGCGGTGCGTCATCTGGCGCGCGCCGTGCAGCTCAATGCGCAGAATGCAAACGCGGAAGTGAACTGGGGGAACGCGCTCGTGCGACGCGGGGATGCGGCGAGTGCGCTTGCGCACTACGCCCGCGCGGTCGCGATTCGTCCGGACTATGCCGATGCCCACCTCAACTGGGGCGTCGCTCTGGCGCAGCAGGGCAACCTCATCGAGGCGCGCGAGCATTTCCAGCGCGCCGCGGCGCTTGCGCCCGGTAGCGAGGTGGCGCGGCAATACCTGGCGCAGGTGGAGCGGGATCTGTCGGGGCGGCGATAG
- a CDS encoding GNAT family N-acetyltransferase, whose translation MPPFTIRLATIADIATIAHHRAQMFIDMGTMPEALRTSLVDATTDYLATALPAGEYVGWLAVPADAPAQVIAGAGIQHRRILPRVVDRPTGPAVMDGREAIVINVYTDPAWRRRGVAGALMTRLIDDVRAMPVQRLVLHASAEGRPLYETLGFVATNEMRYTGVLLDR comes from the coding sequence ATGCCGCCTTTCACCATCCGCCTGGCGACGATCGCCGACATCGCCACGATCGCGCACCATCGGGCCCAGATGTTCATCGACATGGGGACGATGCCCGAGGCGCTCCGCACGTCGCTGGTGGACGCCACGACGGACTATCTCGCCACCGCGCTGCCGGCCGGTGAGTACGTGGGATGGCTGGCCGTGCCCGCCGACGCGCCGGCGCAGGTGATCGCCGGTGCGGGGATCCAGCATCGGCGGATCCTGCCGCGGGTCGTGGACCGGCCCACCGGCCCCGCGGTGATGGACGGCCGGGAGGCGATCGTGATCAACGTCTACACGGACCCCGCCTGGCGCCGGCGGGGGGTCGCGGGTGCGCTCATGACCCGCCTCATCGACGACGTGCGGGCCATGCCGGTCCAGCGGCTGGTGCTGCACGCCTCCGCGGAGGGGCGCCCGCTCTACGAAACGCTGGGGTTCGTGGCCACCAACGAGATGCGCTACACGGGCGTGCTGCTCGATCGGTAA